In the genome of Verrucomicrobiia bacterium, one region contains:
- a CDS encoding biotin--[acetyl-CoA-carboxylase] ligase yields MKTGTAILETFYQAAGQFVRVDDLGRRLKLPATAVNAEIAELEKIGYTIESHPHFGYRLLGTPDRLTADDIKAQLKAPLIGSEILVFEETASTNEVVEHLAKSGAREGLVVFAESQTRGRGRRGRAWASPRGKGLWFSVLLRPTLPTSAASRITVAASVAVARAIRQNCAVDARIKWPNDVMVNGKKLAGVLTELRAEADEILLAILGIGIDVNCQREDFPGELANIATSVELETGSAQDRVALAAQVLTALDECYQAALTDFETVVDEWAKLCTTLGRQIVVTMGQRRIEGFAQALDGDGALLLRRDSGQIERILGGDVVVERS; encoded by the coding sequence GTGAAGACCGGCACGGCGATTCTGGAGACATTTTATCAAGCGGCAGGGCAATTTGTCCGCGTGGATGATCTGGGGCGGCGTTTGAAACTGCCGGCGACGGCGGTGAATGCCGAGATCGCGGAGTTGGAGAAGATCGGCTACACGATCGAATCGCATCCACATTTTGGGTATCGCTTGCTCGGCACTCCTGACCGTTTGACCGCGGATGATATCAAGGCGCAGTTGAAAGCCCCGCTGATCGGTTCGGAGATTCTGGTATTCGAGGAAACCGCGTCAACGAACGAGGTGGTTGAGCACCTAGCAAAGTCGGGGGCGCGGGAAGGTTTGGTAGTGTTTGCGGAATCGCAGACGCGTGGGCGCGGGCGTCGCGGACGGGCGTGGGCTTCGCCGCGCGGGAAGGGACTTTGGTTTTCGGTCTTGTTGCGACCAACGCTGCCGACAAGCGCGGCCAGTCGCATCACAGTGGCCGCGAGCGTGGCTGTGGCGCGAGCGATTCGTCAGAATTGTGCCGTGGACGCGCGCATTAAGTGGCCGAATGACGTGATGGTGAACGGCAAAAAGCTGGCGGGCGTATTGACGGAACTACGGGCGGAGGCCGACGAGATCCTACTCGCGATCCTGGGGATTGGGATCGATGTGAATTGCCAGCGGGAGGATTTTCCGGGTGAGCTGGCGAATATTGCCACGTCCGTCGAATTAGAAACCGGGAGTGCGCAAGATCGGGTGGCGCTGGCGGCGCAGGTGTTGACCGCGTTGGACGAGTGTTATCAGGCGGCACTCACGGATTTCGAGACGGTTGTGGACGAATGGGCCAAGCTTTGCACGACGCTCGGACGGCAGATCGTGGTGACGATGGGTCAGCGTCGCATCGAGGGGTTTGCGCAGGCGCTGGACGGTGATGGGGCGTTGTTATTGCGGCGCGACAGCGGGCAGATCGAAAGAATTCTGGGTGGCGACGTGGTGGTGGAGCGCTCGTGA
- a CDS encoding type III pantothenate kinase — protein MKKEHPFLLVNINNTNTSFALANARRILRVVKVPTVSVRKIPFGDDRISGVVLASVVPKMTKRVGRLLPMRPLVVSANIDLGVGVRYPNKKQIGADRLANAVGVAELYGTPAIVVDFGTAVTFDIVNSSREYVGGVIAPGLASVTDYLYQRTALLPRIKLAEPSSAIGRSTVAAMRVGAVIGYRGLVKEILSALKRERGMEKAVVVATGGYGGLIAKKIREIDRVNPLLTLEGLRFIYLRNRAA, from the coding sequence GTGAAGAAGGAACATCCTTTCCTGTTGGTGAACATCAACAACACCAACACCAGTTTTGCCCTGGCCAACGCCCGGCGCATACTGCGGGTCGTGAAAGTGCCGACGGTGTCGGTACGGAAGATTCCCTTTGGGGATGACAGGATTTCGGGAGTCGTGTTGGCGTCGGTTGTACCGAAGATGACCAAACGGGTCGGGCGCCTGTTGCCCATGCGGCCATTGGTCGTCAGTGCGAATATTGATCTGGGGGTTGGTGTTCGTTATCCCAACAAGAAACAGATCGGGGCCGACCGACTGGCAAACGCAGTGGGCGTTGCAGAACTCTACGGTACGCCGGCCATCGTTGTGGATTTTGGGACGGCGGTCACTTTCGATATTGTGAATTCTTCCCGTGAGTACGTGGGCGGCGTCATTGCGCCGGGGTTGGCGTCGGTGACGGATTATCTCTACCAGCGGACGGCGCTGTTGCCGCGGATCAAGCTGGCCGAACCGTCCTCGGCGATCGGCAGGAGCACGGTCGCCGCCATGCGTGTGGGCGCGGTCATCGGCTATCGGGGGTTGGTGAAAGAGATCCTGAGCGCCCTGAAGCGCGAGCGCGGCATGGAGAAAGCGGTGGTCGTGGCGACGGGAGGTTACGGCGGACTGATCGCGAAAAAGATCCGTGAAATCGACCGCGTAAATCCGTTGTTGACCCTCGAAGGTCTGCGGTTTATCTACCTGCGCAACCGCGCTGCGTAA
- the trpA gene encoding tryptophan synthase subunit alpha yields MNRIDTKFRALRAARQKGFIAYISAGDPNLRATAALAREFERVGVDVLELGVPFSDPLADGVVNQLAAERALHSGTTLRGVLKMVTALRRGGCKVPIVFYVYYNVVHHYGLKNFVRDAVAAGVDGVLALDLPPEEADAYEAAMKQAGLHPIYLVAPTTPAQRIHKIARHASGFIYYVSREGVTGMQKKLAPAATQHVVTIRKHSKLPVAIGFGISNPAQARAAAHAADAVVVGSAIVNQIAKHGKDRQLAAKVARFVGAMVRAVKKEGK; encoded by the coding sequence ATGAATCGAATCGATACCAAGTTTCGCGCGTTACGCGCGGCCCGCCAAAAGGGTTTCATCGCGTACATCTCTGCTGGCGATCCCAACCTGCGGGCGACGGCGGCACTGGCGCGTGAATTTGAACGCGTGGGCGTGGACGTGCTGGAGCTCGGCGTCCCGTTCAGCGATCCACTGGCCGACGGAGTTGTGAACCAGTTGGCCGCGGAGCGCGCATTGCACAGCGGTACGACGCTACGCGGGGTCTTGAAGATGGTGACTGCGCTGCGACGCGGTGGTTGCAAGGTTCCGATCGTATTCTACGTTTACTACAACGTGGTGCACCATTATGGGTTGAAGAATTTCGTTCGCGATGCTGTGGCGGCCGGGGTGGACGGCGTACTGGCGCTGGATCTGCCACCAGAAGAGGCGGATGCGTATGAAGCGGCGATGAAACAGGCGGGATTGCATCCGATTTATCTCGTCGCACCGACGACACCAGCGCAACGCATCCATAAGATTGCGCGGCATGCGAGTGGTTTCATTTATTATGTATCGCGCGAGGGCGTGACGGGCATGCAGAAGAAGCTCGCACCAGCCGCGACACAGCATGTCGTAACCATTCGCAAACACTCGAAGTTGCCGGTGGCGATCGGGTTTGGGATTTCGAACCCGGCGCAGGCGCGCGCGGCGGCTCACGCAGCAGATGCGGTGGTGGTCGGCAGCGCGATTGTGAACCAGATTGCGAAGCATGGTAAGGACCGTCAATTGGCGGCCAAGGTGGCGCGCTTCGTTGGGGCGATGGTGCGAGCGGTGAAGAAAGAGGGAAAGTGA
- a CDS encoding mannose-1-phosphate guanylyltransferase, translating to MNWAVVMAGGYGERFWPRSRRRQPKQLLPIVGDKTMIQQTVERIRPLVSDARIVVVTNREQAALVLKQLPRVKHIIAEPMGRNTAPCIGVAAAVIGKQDPDAVMAVLPADSYIKDTETYRRVVGDALKLAAAQDVLVTIGIKPTGPQTGYGYVQVGEELSNKSATKFWKARRFVEKPDRKTAEEFLSSGDYRWNAGMFVWSFRAVADAYRQFQPVLWDACGRIQKTAGTKTFARALEREYPKMEKIAVDYAIMEKAQNVVVANGDFDWDDVGDWPAIGRHHEKDADGNVACGEFVEIDSTNCIVLSDKKHLVATVGVRDLVIVHTDDATLICHKDQAQKVRDVVKKLAADKKYKRLL from the coding sequence ATGAATTGGGCAGTGGTCATGGCAGGTGGGTACGGCGAACGGTTCTGGCCGCGAAGTCGGCGCAGGCAACCGAAGCAATTGCTGCCGATTGTCGGCGATAAAACGATGATCCAGCAGACGGTTGAGCGGATACGTCCGCTGGTGAGCGACGCGCGGATCGTGGTGGTGACGAACCGGGAGCAAGCGGCGCTGGTGCTCAAGCAGCTTCCGCGTGTGAAGCATATCATTGCTGAACCCATGGGACGCAATACCGCGCCGTGCATCGGGGTGGCGGCGGCGGTGATTGGCAAGCAGGACCCGGACGCCGTGATGGCGGTGTTGCCGGCGGACTCGTACATCAAAGACACGGAGACTTATCGTCGTGTTGTTGGCGATGCGTTGAAGCTGGCAGCGGCGCAGGATGTTCTCGTTACCATTGGAATCAAGCCAACCGGACCACAGACCGGCTATGGTTATGTTCAGGTCGGCGAAGAACTTTCCAACAAGTCGGCGACGAAGTTCTGGAAGGCGCGGCGGTTCGTGGAAAAGCCGGACCGGAAAACGGCGGAGGAGTTTCTGTCCAGCGGCGATTATCGTTGGAACGCGGGGATGTTCGTCTGGTCGTTTCGCGCAGTGGCGGATGCTTATCGGCAGTTCCAGCCCGTGCTGTGGGACGCCTGCGGGCGGATTCAGAAGACCGCCGGCACGAAGACGTTTGCGCGAGCGCTAGAGCGGGAGTATCCCAAAATGGAAAAGATCGCGGTCGATTACGCGATCATGGAGAAAGCGCAGAACGTGGTTGTCGCGAACGGTGATTTCGATTGGGACGATGTTGGCGACTGGCCGGCGATTGGGCGTCACCACGAGAAAGACGCGGACGGCAACGTTGCGTGCGGTGAATTCGTGGAAATCGATTCGACGAATTGCATTGTCCTGAGTGACAAGAAGCATTTGGTGGCGACGGTCGGCGTGCGAGACCTCGTGATCGTGCACACCGACGACGCGACACTGATCTGCCACAAAGACCAGGCGCAGAAAGTACGCGACGTGGTGAAAAAATTGGCGGCGGATAAGAAGTACAAGCGACTGCTGTAA
- the ruvX gene encoding Holliday junction resolvase RuvX: MRVLGVDFGNKRIGLALSDETGTVASPLTYIDGGGIAAVSREIARISADRRVGKIVVGVPLRLDGTRSEQTEHTLAFIEELERTTTVPVAKWDERLTSVQANRALLEGNVRRSERKQKIDKVAAQIMLQSYLDATNPPSTEAQTL; this comes from the coding sequence ATGCGCGTTCTCGGGGTTGATTTTGGAAACAAACGGATTGGGCTGGCGCTCAGCGATGAGACCGGCACGGTCGCGTCGCCACTGACGTATATTGACGGCGGCGGGATCGCGGCGGTCAGCCGCGAGATTGCGCGAATCAGCGCTGACCGCCGGGTGGGAAAGATTGTTGTGGGTGTTCCCTTGCGGTTGGATGGAACGCGGAGCGAGCAAACGGAGCACACACTGGCGTTTATCGAGGAATTGGAGCGCACGACGACGGTACCCGTAGCGAAATGGGACGAGCGGTTGACGAGTGTTCAGGCGAACCGCGCGTTGCTCGAAGGAAACGTCCGGCGCAGCGAACGTAAGCAGAAGATTGACAAAGTCGCCGCGCAAATCATGTTGCAGAGTTATCTTGATGCGACAAACCCGCCTTCAACCGAAGCCCAGACACTTTAA
- the truA gene encoding tRNA pseudouridine(38-40) synthase TruA, with protein sequence MRQTRLQPKPRHFKLTIAYDGTQYAGWQLQPNGKTVQEVLEGALAKIDGRGVRVHGSGRTDAGVHARGQVANCTLRTQLKVPTLLKALNANLPEDVRVLRLQVTDAKFHARFSARGKEYRYQIDCGAVADPFLRAYAWHHPWPLDVAAMRRAAGLLRGRHDFSVVSAKPRRPVENTVRTISKLSVTKQGDLITVAVRADGFLYKMVRSIVGALVKVGEGRLTIEELQAQLKAKKRTALVETAPAHGLFLWKVDYRR encoded by the coding sequence ATGCGACAAACCCGCCTTCAACCGAAGCCCAGACACTTTAAGCTGACGATCGCCTACGATGGGACGCAATATGCCGGGTGGCAGTTGCAGCCGAACGGCAAGACGGTTCAGGAAGTCCTTGAAGGTGCGCTCGCGAAGATTGACGGACGCGGCGTGCGCGTCCACGGGTCAGGGCGCACGGATGCCGGGGTTCATGCGCGGGGGCAGGTGGCGAATTGTACATTGCGGACGCAACTCAAGGTTCCAACTCTGCTGAAGGCGTTGAATGCGAATCTGCCCGAGGATGTTCGTGTGTTGCGGCTGCAGGTGACCGACGCGAAGTTCCATGCGCGTTTCTCCGCGAGGGGGAAGGAATACCGGTACCAGATCGATTGCGGCGCGGTCGCCGATCCCTTTCTTCGCGCGTACGCGTGGCATCATCCGTGGCCGTTGGATGTAGCGGCGATGCGGCGGGCGGCCGGGTTGTTGAGGGGTCGGCATGATTTTTCGGTGGTGTCGGCAAAGCCGCGGCGTCCCGTGGAGAACACGGTGCGGACGATTTCGAAGTTGTCGGTGACCAAGCAGGGCGATCTGATTACGGTCGCGGTGAGGGCGGATGGGTTTCTTTACAAGATGGTGCGGTCGATTGTGGGCGCGCTCGTCAAGGTGGGCGAGGGGCGGCTCACGATTGAGGAGTTGCAAGCGCAGTTGAAGGCGAAGAAGCGGACGGCGTTGGTCGAGACGGCGCCGGCGCATGGGTTGTTCTTGTGGAAGGTGGATTACCGACGATAA
- a CDS encoding tRNA (cytidine(34)-2'-O)-methyltransferase, which yields MNVVLVEPEIPPNTGNVARLCAATQSTLHLVGPLGFRLDDKTLKRAGMDYWEQVTWKCWESLEQLQAAARREPRPPVFYYVTTKSKRPYTQPQYRADDYLVFGRETAGLPKVLLDANPETTITIPMFNPQARSLNLATAVAIVLSHTIWQIKSVDGTWPE from the coding sequence ATGAACGTAGTGCTTGTTGAACCGGAGATTCCGCCGAACACGGGAAACGTGGCGCGGTTGTGTGCTGCGACGCAGTCGACGCTGCATCTGGTCGGGCCGCTGGGGTTTCGGCTGGACGACAAGACGCTGAAGCGGGCCGGGATGGATTACTGGGAGCAGGTGACGTGGAAGTGCTGGGAGTCGCTGGAGCAACTGCAAGCAGCGGCTCGGCGGGAGCCTCGCCCTCCCGTCTTCTACTATGTAACAACAAAGTCGAAACGGCCTTACACGCAGCCGCAGTATCGTGCGGATGATTATTTAGTGTTCGGACGGGAGACGGCCGGTTTGCCGAAGGTGTTGTTGGATGCGAATCCGGAGACGACGATCACCATCCCGATGTTCAACCCGCAAGCGCGCAGTTTGAATCTGGCGACGGCGGTCGCCATCGTTCTTTCACATACAATCTGGCAGATCAAATCAGTAGATGGGACTTGGCCGGAATGA
- a CDS encoding nucleotidyltransferase domain-containing protein: protein MGLGRNEGAKAIYARHNGRNCTVSAYTVWLNVKQLSVQQRELVSSLAKQLGEIQGIKAVVLGGSHARGRAQPGSDIDLGLLYSEAVPFSIQSVRKLAESVNDTSRPVVTSFYEWGRWVNGGAWLTIGGQRVDFIYRSLEQVEQVIAEAEAGRYELDHNQQPPFGFFSGTYLGEIAVCVPLVDLEKRLGLLKRKVADYPTSLRQAVIQDYLWLAEFGLTAFAPKFATRSDTYGTAACLTRAVNHLVLVLFALNRKYLINDKTALEEIAEFERAPEKIELRVQRTLGHLGSTATELASAVESVAQLFQETVDLTDGLYQPRYALRKRE from the coding sequence ATGGGACTTGGCCGGAATGAAGGTGCGAAAGCGATCTACGCACGCCATAATGGTCGTAACTGCACAGTATCAGCTTACACGGTGTGGTTGAATGTGAAACAATTATCAGTCCAACAAAGAGAACTGGTTTCGTCGCTGGCGAAGCAACTCGGAGAGATCCAAGGGATAAAGGCCGTCGTGCTCGGAGGATCGCATGCGCGCGGACGTGCCCAGCCGGGCTCAGATATCGATCTTGGCCTGCTCTATTCTGAGGCGGTTCCCTTCTCCATTCAGAGCGTGCGCAAACTGGCCGAGAGCGTCAACGACACATCCCGGCCGGTAGTCACGAGTTTTTACGAGTGGGGCCGGTGGGTCAACGGTGGAGCATGGCTGACCATCGGCGGCCAGCGCGTCGATTTCATCTACCGCAGTCTCGAACAGGTGGAGCAAGTCATCGCCGAGGCCGAAGCGGGCCGCTACGAACTCGACCACAACCAGCAACCTCCTTTTGGATTCTTTAGCGGAACATACCTTGGTGAAATCGCGGTGTGTGTCCCCTTAGTCGATCTCGAAAAGAGACTGGGTTTGCTGAAGCGGAAGGTTGCGGATTATCCCACGTCCTTGCGTCAGGCCGTGATACAGGACTATCTCTGGCTGGCCGAGTTCGGGCTGACTGCTTTCGCGCCCAAGTTCGCCACCCGCTCCGACACCTATGGGACGGCTGCCTGTCTGACTCGTGCTGTGAACCATCTCGTGCTGGTTCTGTTCGCATTGAACCGCAAATATCTGATCAATGACAAGACGGCGCTCGAGGAGATCGCAGAGTTTGAGCGTGCCCCAGAGAAGATCGAGTTACGAGTACAAAGAACGCTTGGGCACTTGGGCTCTACGGCTACGGAACTTGCCAGCGCGGTCGAAAGCGTCGCACAGTTGTTTCAAGAAACCGTCGATTTGACAGATGGGTTGTACCAACCACGCTACGCACTGCGGAAGAGAGAGTGA
- a CDS encoding tetratricopeptide repeat protein, translating into MTTLRKYLDVVKAEMDKSLLEAAGIPAFIAGENSAAIGYGNIFGEVHLQVQDADVDRARQVLQDNQEATPLSDDFVPPETTSPEAPRPKVADSDSTRTVLSAVVTLVVVLVMFAAFGLWKTSHSASAYFRSGYNKWTKGNLDGAIADFDRAIELNSRYAHAYTDRGLAKWDKGDSDGALVDFNRAIDLDSKDTHAYDNRGAVKQLKGDLDGALVDINQAIELDPKNARAYDNRGSVEHAKGNLDSALADFDRSIELDPKYAHAYANRGSTKGAKGDLDGALVDFDKAIELNPKYTHAYENRGFTKRMKGDLDGALADYDRAIILDPKFVTAYNSRGFTKRMKGDLNGALAAYSQAIALDPKNTSAHYGHGVIYYDERNWSDALADFREASTEGPTIAKSGTMPDYSHIRIWMARSKLGERNEATEELKQYLLRRTVGKPNDWPSTIARFLTGDVSESDFLKAADSGDEKQTRNQRCDAYFYAGTLRLIDGDKSTAADYFNKCLETGAKDHYEYQSAAAEVQFLKSELPNRQN; encoded by the coding sequence ATGACCACGCTCCGGAAATACTTGGATGTGGTGAAGGCCGAGATGGATAAGTCCCTGCTCGAAGCGGCGGGCATCCCGGCGTTCATTGCCGGTGAGAATAGCGCCGCAATCGGTTACGGCAATATCTTCGGCGAAGTCCATTTACAAGTGCAGGACGCCGACGTCGACCGGGCTCGCCAGGTATTGCAGGATAACCAAGAGGCAACTCCACTCTCAGATGACTTCGTTCCGCCGGAGACCACATCTCCGGAAGCGCCTCGACCGAAAGTTGCCGATTCGGACAGTACGCGGACCGTGTTGAGTGCAGTGGTCACTCTGGTGGTCGTATTGGTCATGTTTGCTGCTTTCGGTTTATGGAAAACCTCACATAGCGCCTCCGCCTACTTCCGAAGCGGATACAACAAATGGACCAAGGGTAATCTGGACGGCGCAATTGCTGATTTCGATCGGGCCATCGAACTGAACTCCAGATACGCCCACGCCTACACGGATCGAGGACTCGCCAAGTGGGACAAAGGTGATTCGGACGGCGCATTGGTTGATTTCAATCGAGCTATTGATTTGGATTCGAAGGATACCCACGCCTACGACAACCGGGGTGCCGTCAAGCAGCTCAAAGGCGATCTGGACGGTGCGCTCGTTGATATCAACCAAGCCATTGAGTTGGACCCGAAGAATGCGCGGGCTTACGACAACCGGGGATCCGTAGAACATGCCAAAGGCAATTTGGACAGTGCCCTCGCGGATTTCGATAGATCCATTGAGCTGGACCCGAAATATGCCCATGCTTACGCCAACCGCGGCTCCACAAAGGGTGCCAAGGGCGATTTGGACGGTGCTCTTGTTGATTTCGACAAAGCCATCGAACTAAATCCGAAATACACACACGCTTATGAAAACCGCGGCTTCACCAAGCGAATGAAAGGCGACCTGGACGGAGCCCTTGCCGATTATGATCGAGCCATCATATTGGATCCGAAATTTGTTACAGCTTACAACAGTCGTGGCTTCACCAAGCGAATGAAAGGCGATTTGAACGGCGCGCTCGCCGCTTACAGTCAAGCCATCGCATTGGATCCGAAAAATACCAGCGCTCACTACGGTCACGGCGTCATCTATTACGACGAGCGCAACTGGAGCGACGCCCTCGCCGATTTTCGCGAGGCCTCCACAGAGGGGCCCACGATCGCGAAATCAGGGACGATGCCGGATTACTCACACATCCGAATCTGGATGGCCCGCTCCAAACTCGGCGAGCGCAATGAGGCAACTGAGGAGTTAAAACAATATCTTCTAAGGCGGACCGTCGGCAAACCCAACGATTGGCCGTCAACCATCGCCCGGTTCTTGACTGGTGATGTTTCCGAAAGCGACTTCCTGAAGGCAGCCGACAGCGGCGATGAGAAGCAAACGCGCAACCAAAGGTGCGACGCTTACTTCTATGCTGGCACCTTAAGACTGATCGACGGCGACAAATCTACTGCCGCCGACTATTTTAACAAATGCCTGGAAACCGGGGCCAAAGATCATTACGAGTACCAAAGCGCCGCCGCCGAAGTTCAATTCCTGAAAAGCGAGCTTCCGAACAGGCAGAATTGA
- a CDS encoding choice-of-anchor tandem repeat GloVer-containing protein, with protein MNKPLGIGSAKARTPRLIVVVILLILVGRVLTADAQTETNLYTFLGSPNDGNQPYAGLIQGRDGNFYGTTYNGGTNNHGIVFRITPGGIETNLHTFGDGSVNFANGLVQGSDGNFYGTTYQGGTNSLGSVFRITPAGIYTNLHSFGSSPTDGARPFAALVQGSDSNLYGTTTIGGASSAGTVFRISPAGNYTNLYSFANFPTDGANPEAALIQASDGNFYGTTIAGGTIGFGTVFRINPAGSETNLYSFGGSATDGNGPTAALVQGSDGNFYGTAEQGGANHDGTLFRISPAGNYTNLYSFGSSPGDGNFPGAGLLQGSDGNFYGTTEQAGANGVGTVFRISPGGNYTNLYSFSNSASDGHQPHAALIQGIDGKFYGTTTTGGSNSVGIVFRLTVPLNPPANQISAVQLAGTNAVLSIPSVATEIYQLQFSSAMAPTNWINQGGSITSSGSLLTVTNLGGALLPQGFYRFDITP; from the coding sequence ATGAACAAACCGCTTGGGATCGGGTCGGCGAAGGCAAGAACGCCTCGCCTGATTGTTGTAGTTATCTTGTTGATTTTGGTTGGCCGCGTGCTCACGGCTGACGCGCAGACGGAGACGAATCTTTATACCTTTCTCGGCTCCCCCAACGACGGCAACCAGCCCTACGCCGGGTTGATCCAGGGCCGCGACGGCAATTTCTACGGCACCACATATAATGGCGGAACGAACAATCACGGCATCGTGTTCCGAATCACCCCCGGCGGCATCGAAACGAATCTTCACACGTTCGGCGACGGCAGTGTGAACTTTGCCAATGGCCTTGTGCAGGGCAGCGACGGCAATTTCTACGGCACGACGTATCAAGGCGGGACCAATAGCCTCGGCAGCGTGTTTCGAATCACTCCCGCCGGCATCTACACGAATCTCCACTCCTTTGGCAGCTCTCCCACCGATGGTGCCCGGCCTTTTGCAGCCCTCGTGCAGGGCAGTGACAGCAATCTCTACGGGACGACCACAATCGGCGGGGCGAGCAGCGCTGGCACCGTGTTTCGCATCAGCCCCGCCGGCAACTATACGAACCTCTATTCCTTTGCCAACTTTCCCACCGATGGCGCCAATCCAGAAGCCGCGCTCATACAGGCCAGCGATGGTAATTTCTATGGCACGACCATCGCCGGCGGGACGATCGGCTTCGGTACCGTATTTCGGATCAACCCCGCCGGTAGCGAAACGAATCTGTATTCCTTTGGCGGCTCCGCCACCGATGGAAATGGACCAACTGCCGCGCTGGTGCAGGGTAGTGACGGCAATTTCTACGGCACCGCCGAACAAGGCGGTGCAAACCACGACGGCACCTTGTTTCGGATCAGTCCCGCCGGCAACTATACGAATCTGTACTCCTTTGGCAGCTCCCCCGGCGACGGAAACTTTCCAGGAGCCGGTCTGTTACAGGGCAGCGACGGCAATTTCTACGGCACGACGGAACAAGCCGGGGCGAACGGTGTCGGCACCGTGTTTCGGATCAGCCCGGGCGGCAACTACACGAATTTGTACTCCTTTAGCAATTCCGCCAGCGATGGCCACCAACCCCATGCCGCGCTCATTCAGGGCATCGACGGCAAGTTCTATGGGACAACCACAACCGGCGGATCCAACAGCGTCGGCATTGTGTTCCGGCTGACTGTTCCCCTCAACCCGCCGGCCAACCAGATTTCTGCGGTCCAGTTGGCCGGCACGAACGCAGTACTTTCCATCCCTTCCGTGGCGACCGAAATCTACCAATTGCAATTTAGCAGCGCGATGGCCCCCACCAACTGGATCAATCAAGGTGGCTCCATCACCAGCAGCGGCAGCCTCCTGACCGTGACCAACCTCGGCGGTGCCCTGCTCCCGCAAGGCTTCTACCGGTTCGACATCACCCCGTAG
- a CDS encoding tetratricopeptide repeat protein, translating into MTKPRQYIDVRRTKRVVLYVVVALVAVFGAIAAFRLWKTTTSATVYYQRGFAEQAKGDLDGAIADYNQAIKLNPRHAYAYNNRGLARQTKGDLNGAIADYDRAIELNSSYANPYNNRGLAKSAQGDLDSAITDYNRAIKLNSTYTLAYNNRGVAKSAKGNLDGAIADYDSAIKLDPNDSRAYYNRGIARQDKGDLGGAVADFDNAIELDPKNAQSYCTRGFARRMKGDLDGALADCGRAIELDPKNRNAYYGRGVALYDKRDWNGALADFHKVSALKPADSRSETLQDYSQIRIWMTRAKLGERDAATNELKQYLLTRSTAMPNDWLATIARALTGDVSESDLLKAADSGDAKQAQSQRCEAYFYAGALRLFDGDKSTATDYFKKCLETHLEDYYEYQSAAAELEFLKQ; encoded by the coding sequence ATGACCAAGCCCAGGCAATACATCGATGTGAGAAGAACGAAAAGGGTCGTGTTGTACGTCGTGGTCGCTTTGGTGGCCGTATTTGGCGCGATTGCCGCGTTCAGGTTGTGGAAGACTACCACAAGCGCGACCGTTTATTACCAGCGGGGATTCGCCGAGCAGGCCAAAGGCGATTTGGATGGTGCTATCGCCGATTACAATCAAGCCATCAAATTGAACCCCAGGCATGCCTACGCCTACAACAACCGGGGTCTCGCCAGGCAGACCAAAGGCGATCTCAACGGCGCAATTGCTGACTACGACAGAGCGATCGAACTGAACTCCAGTTATGCAAACCCGTACAACAATCGGGGTCTCGCCAAATCGGCCCAGGGCGATCTGGACAGCGCGATCACCGATTACAATCGAGCCATCAAATTGAATTCCACGTATACACTGGCTTACAACAACCGCGGTGTCGCGAAGTCGGCCAAAGGCAATTTGGACGGTGCCATCGCCGATTACGACAGCGCTATCAAGTTGGACCCGAATGATTCGCGCGCCTACTACAACCGCGGCATCGCCAGGCAGGACAAGGGGGATTTGGGCGGCGCCGTTGCGGATTTCGATAACGCTATCGAATTGGATCCGAAAAATGCCCAGTCCTACTGCACCCGCGGCTTCGCCAGACGGATGAAAGGCGATTTGGACGGCGCCCTTGCTGATTGCGGCCGCGCCATCGAATTGGATCCGAAAAACAGAAATGCCTATTACGGCCGCGGCGTCGCCCTGTACGACAAACGCGACTGGAATGGTGCGCTCGCGGACTTTCACAAAGTCTCCGCCCTGAAGCCTGCGGACTCCAGGTCGGAAACCTTGCAGGATTACTCGCAGATTCGAATCTGGATGACTCGCGCCAAACTCGGCGAGCGCGACGCGGCTACGAACGAGTTGAAGCAATATCTTCTCACACGAAGCACCGCCATGCCCAACGATTGGCTGGCGACCATCGCCCGCGCGCTGACCGGCGACGTGTCCGAAAGCGACTTGTTGAAGGCCGCCGACAGCGGCGATGCGAAACAAGCGCAGAGTCAACGGTGCGAGGCCTACTTCTACGCCGGCGCCTTGAGGCTGTTCGATGGCGACAAATCCACTGCCACCGACTATTTCAAAAAGTGTCTGGAAACCCACCTTGAAGATTACTACGAATACCAAAGCGCCGCGGCCGAACTCGAGTTTCTGAAACAATGA